The following proteins are encoded in a genomic region of Rubrobacter xylanophilus DSM 9941:
- a CDS encoding N-acyl homoserine lactonase family protein: protein MADCKVKVLDHGVLECDQELITPLQSLATAENKQTTSKWIRVPTFSLIIEHPEIVVGVDNGNHPEAMRGYWPEHLRSIFPWVHSEADEYANRLEQAGYAPTDLDLMVQSHLHLDHAGCLYLFEDTGVPVLVHEAEMREALYAAYALPVEKRGGYHRPDFCRDVNYRPTRKDRFELAEDLWVFNFPGHTPGVLGVLFRAAGRWYLYPNDGVWTRANYEQGLLPSILWSSRHYWDTTLPLVREIVEEYEATLVFSHDLEDFGKLKGYEDFEVVGG from the coding sequence GTGGCTGACTGCAAGGTGAAGGTGCTCGACCACGGGGTTCTCGAGTGCGACCAGGAGCTCATAACCCCGCTTCAGAGCCTCGCCACCGCCGAGAACAAGCAGACGACCTCGAAGTGGATCCGGGTCCCCACCTTCTCGCTCATCATCGAGCACCCGGAGATCGTCGTCGGGGTGGACAACGGCAACCACCCGGAGGCGATGCGGGGCTACTGGCCGGAGCACCTGAGGAGCATCTTCCCCTGGGTCCATAGCGAGGCCGACGAGTACGCCAACCGGCTCGAGCAGGCGGGATATGCTCCCACGGACCTCGACCTGATGGTGCAGAGCCACCTGCACCTCGACCACGCCGGTTGCCTCTACCTCTTCGAGGACACGGGCGTGCCCGTCCTCGTGCACGAGGCCGAGATGCGCGAGGCGCTGTACGCGGCCTACGCGTTGCCGGTGGAGAAGCGCGGTGGCTACCACCGGCCCGACTTCTGCCGGGACGTGAACTACCGGCCCACGCGCAAGGACCGCTTTGAGCTGGCAGAGGATCTCTGGGTCTTCAACTTCCCCGGCCACACGCCGGGGGTGCTGGGGGTGCTCTTCAGGGCCGCCGGGCGCTGGTACCTCTACCCCAACGACGGGGTGTGGACCCGGGCCAACTACGAGCAGGGACTGCTGCCCTCCATCCTGTGGAGCAGCCGGCACTACTGGGACACAACCCTGCCGCTGGTGCGGGAGATCGTCGAGGAGTACGAAGCCACGCTCGTCTTCAGCCACGACCTGGAGGACTTCGGGAAGCTAAAGGGGTATGAGGACTTCGAAGTCGTAGGCGGATAG
- a CDS encoding SDR family NAD(P)-dependent oxidoreductase → MRLEGKVCVVTGGATGIGEASALALAREGARVVVGDVNVEEGRKTVEDIKKEGGEALFVECDVSREEGARRLVEETVGAFGRIDVLFNNAGINITEGSVPEMKVEDWRRTFAVNVDGIFWCSRYAIPEMRKNGGGRIINTASPSSFVGWAGNAAYIASKGAVMSLTRAMAMDHAKENIRVNAIVPGLILSPLGLNWVQQQEDPEAVKESIHPIGRPGYPEDVAPVVVFLAQDDAEFATGAPFFMDGGLVAS, encoded by the coding sequence GTGAGGCTGGAAGGCAAGGTCTGCGTAGTGACCGGGGGTGCCACCGGCATCGGTGAGGCCTCCGCCCTCGCTCTGGCCCGTGAGGGGGCCAGGGTCGTCGTCGGCGACGTAAACGTCGAGGAGGGGCGCAAGACCGTAGAGGACATAAAGAAGGAGGGCGGCGAGGCCCTCTTCGTCGAGTGCGACGTTTCCAGAGAGGAGGGCGCCCGGCGGCTCGTGGAGGAGACCGTCGGCGCGTTCGGCAGGATCGACGTGCTCTTCAACAACGCCGGCATCAACATCACCGAGGGCAGCGTCCCCGAGATGAAGGTCGAGGACTGGCGCAGGACCTTCGCGGTCAACGTGGACGGCATCTTCTGGTGCAGCCGGTACGCCATCCCCGAGATGCGCAAGAACGGTGGCGGCAGGATCATCAACACCGCCTCCCCCAGCTCCTTCGTCGGCTGGGCCGGCAACGCCGCCTACATAGCCTCCAAGGGGGCCGTCATGTCCCTGACCCGGGCCATGGCCATGGACCACGCGAAGGAGAACATCCGGGTCAACGCCATCGTGCCGGGTCTGATCCTGAGCCCCCTCGGCCTCAACTGGGTCCAGCAGCAGGAGGACCCCGAGGCCGTCAAGGAGAGCATCCACCCCATCGGCCGGCCCGGTTACCCGGAGGACGTGGCCCCGGTGGTGGTGTTCCTGGCCCAGGACGACGCGGAGTTCGCCACCGGCGCCCCGTTCTTCATGGACGGCGGGCTGGTGGCCAGCTAG
- a CDS encoding cupin domain-containing protein produces the protein MVRIRRVEEARNIGEERWNVSGLEQRVLFHTDELMVVWLKIPPGTEFPDHSHPHAQIGFQVSGRVELRGENGRFEIGPGTAYMFEPNELHGSRVVGGEPAVQLDAFHPAREDYLDADEVVKR, from the coding sequence GTGGTCAGGATCCGGCGGGTCGAGGAGGCCCGGAACATCGGCGAGGAGCGGTGGAACGTTTCGGGCCTCGAGCAGCGGGTGCTGTTCCACACCGACGAGCTGATGGTCGTCTGGCTCAAGATACCGCCCGGCACCGAGTTCCCCGACCACAGCCACCCGCACGCCCAGATCGGCTTTCAGGTCTCGGGCCGGGTCGAGCTGCGGGGCGAGAACGGGAGGTTCGAGATCGGTCCGGGGACGGCCTACATGTTCGAGCCGAACGAGCTCCACGGCTCGCGGGTGGTAGGCGGGGAGCCCGCCGTCCAGCTCGACGCCTTCCATCCGGCCCGCGAGGACTACCTGGACGCAGACGAGGTGGTGAAGAGATGA
- a CDS encoding NAD(P)-dependent alcohol dehydrogenase has product MKAARLYEYDPELEGQEFLKVEEVPEPEIEAPDDVIVRVGGAGVCRTDLHIIEGLWDEALVVEPPYTLGHENAGWVEEAGSSVSRFAPGDAVVIQPALSDGTCLSCLRGRNNLCESLVWIGIQQNGGFAEYVRVKERNLVKLPENVEPRDAAPYADAGLTAYHATKKAARVLDAGDVAVVIGIGGLGHIGVQVLKALSPARVVALDRSEGALRLAEEVGADHVVNSAGDAVDRVLELTGGRGAQAVVDFVGEADVPARALAMTRTGGYYFVVGYGGEIRVPTMEMIATEKSIVGNIGGTTSELHELIALAGEGKVRMNVRHYPLEEANRALLDLHEGRIHGRGVLVP; this is encoded by the coding sequence ATGAAGGCCGCGCGCCTGTACGAGTACGACCCCGAGCTCGAGGGGCAGGAGTTCCTGAAGGTGGAGGAGGTTCCCGAGCCCGAAATCGAGGCGCCCGATGACGTGATAGTGCGGGTCGGCGGGGCGGGGGTGTGCAGGACGGACTTGCACATCATCGAGGGGCTCTGGGACGAGGCGCTGGTCGTCGAGCCTCCCTACACTCTGGGGCACGAGAACGCCGGGTGGGTGGAGGAGGCCGGATCCTCCGTGAGCCGGTTCGCGCCGGGGGACGCGGTCGTGATCCAGCCCGCCCTCTCCGACGGGACGTGCCTCTCCTGCCTCAGGGGGCGCAACAACCTGTGCGAGAGCCTGGTCTGGATCGGCATCCAGCAGAACGGCGGGTTCGCCGAGTACGTGCGGGTCAAGGAGCGCAACCTCGTGAAGCTGCCCGAGAATGTCGAGCCCAGGGACGCCGCCCCCTACGCCGACGCGGGCCTCACCGCTTACCACGCCACCAAGAAGGCGGCCCGGGTCCTCGACGCGGGCGACGTGGCCGTGGTCATCGGGATCGGGGGTCTGGGACACATCGGCGTCCAGGTGCTCAAGGCCCTGAGCCCGGCCCGCGTCGTTGCCCTGGACAGGTCCGAGGGAGCCCTCCGGCTGGCCGAGGAGGTCGGCGCGGATCACGTCGTGAACAGCGCCGGGGACGCGGTGGACAGGGTGCTGGAGCTCACGGGCGGCAGGGGGGCGCAGGCGGTCGTCGACTTCGTGGGGGAGGCCGACGTGCCGGCACGGGCGCTGGCGATGACCCGGACGGGAGGGTACTACTTCGTCGTCGGGTACGGCGGGGAGATCCGGGTCCCCACCATGGAGATGATCGCCACCGAGAAGAGTATCGTGGGCAACATCGGCGGTACCACGAGCGAGCTGCACGAGCTCATCGCCCTGGCCGGCGAGGGCAAGGTTCGCATGAACGTGCGCCACTACCCGCTGGAGGAGGCGAACCGGGCGCTCCTCGACCTGCACGAGGGCAGGATCCACGGGCGGGGCGTGCTGGTCCCCTGA
- a CDS encoding aldehyde dehydrogenase family protein: MQSRVIESQIESRNYIGGEWVPADSGEVEEVRNPARPSEVLGTAPRSDRGEMERAVAAAQEALPGWRSALPAARGQILLRAADIIDSRSEELARLMALEAGKPLGESRAEVSRAAAIFRYYGSEGWRLYGVEAPSTRPGVRITSTREPLGVVGLITPWNFPLAIPSWKMAPALICGNTVVIKPAANAVLNAAELVRILEEAGLPGGVVNLVMGPGGSSGDALVRDERVRAISFTGSTAVGLSIQERAAGKKVQLEMGGKNPYVVMEDADLEDAAAKVAYGAFGYAGQKCTASSRAVVVEEVYEAFLEQVVEATRALKLGEPLDEEAVIGPVINESQYESILGAIEQAREDGRVVLDGGATGPREEGYYISPVIVADVDNGSKTAREEIFGPVLAVIKARDFDHAVEIANDTRYGLTAGIATRSLRYAEEFIERSQTGLVNVNLPTAGVEFQVPFGGSKQSGVGGREQGMAAIEFYTGWKTASVLAL; the protein is encoded by the coding sequence GTGCAGAGCCGCGTGATCGAGTCGCAGATAGAGTCCAGGAACTACATCGGCGGGGAGTGGGTGCCCGCGGACTCCGGAGAGGTGGAGGAGGTGCGCAACCCCGCGAGGCCCTCCGAGGTGCTGGGCACCGCCCCCAGGTCGGACCGGGGGGAGATGGAGCGGGCGGTGGCGGCGGCGCAGGAGGCCCTCCCCGGGTGGAGGTCCGCGCTGCCCGCGGCCCGCGGCCAGATCCTGCTGCGGGCCGCGGACATCATAGACTCCCGCTCGGAGGAGCTCGCCCGCCTGATGGCGCTGGAGGCCGGGAAGCCCCTCGGCGAGAGCCGGGCCGAGGTGTCGCGGGCGGCGGCCATCTTCCGCTACTACGGCTCGGAGGGCTGGCGGCTCTACGGGGTGGAAGCCCCCTCCACCCGCCCCGGGGTGCGCATAACCTCCACCCGCGAGCCCCTGGGGGTCGTGGGCCTCATAACCCCGTGGAACTTCCCGCTGGCCATCCCCTCCTGGAAGATGGCCCCGGCCCTCATCTGCGGCAACACCGTGGTCATAAAGCCGGCGGCCAACGCCGTCCTCAACGCCGCGGAGCTGGTGAGGATCCTGGAGGAGGCCGGCCTTCCGGGCGGGGTGGTGAACCTGGTGATGGGGCCGGGCGGCTCCTCCGGGGACGCCCTGGTGCGCGACGAGCGGGTGAGGGCCATCTCGTTCACCGGCTCCACCGCCGTGGGGCTCTCCATCCAGGAGCGCGCCGCGGGCAAGAAGGTGCAGCTCGAGATGGGGGGGAAGAACCCCTACGTGGTCATGGAGGACGCCGACCTCGAGGACGCCGCCGCCAAGGTGGCCTACGGCGCCTTCGGCTACGCCGGCCAGAAGTGCACCGCCTCCAGCCGGGCGGTGGTGGTGGAGGAGGTCTACGAGGCCTTTCTCGAGCAGGTCGTCGAGGCCACAAGGGCGCTGAAGCTCGGCGAGCCGCTCGACGAGGAGGCCGTCATAGGCCCGGTGATAAACGAGAGCCAGTACGAGAGCATCCTCGGGGCCATAGAGCAGGCCCGCGAGGACGGGCGGGTGGTGCTCGACGGCGGGGCCACCGGCCCCCGGGAGGAGGGCTACTACATCTCCCCGGTCATCGTCGCCGACGTGGACAACGGCTCGAAGACCGCCCGGGAGGAGATCTTCGGCCCCGTCCTCGCGGTGATAAAGGCACGCGACTTCGACCACGCCGTCGAGATCGCCAACGACACCCGCTACGGGCTGACCGCCGGGATCGCCACCCGCTCGCTGCGCTACGCCGAGGAGTTCATCGAGCGCTCCCAGACGGGGCTGGTGAACGTCAACCTCCCCACGGCGGGGGTGGAGTTCCAGGTGCCCTTCGGGGGCTCCAAGCAGAGCGGGGTGGGCGGCCGCGAGCAGGGCATGGCGGCCATAGAGTTCTACACGGGCTGGAAGACCGCCTCGGTGCTGGCGCTGTAG
- a CDS encoding fumarylacetoacetate hydrolase family protein: MHLSRHAAPGGPRWALDGRYLPAGFTLDLLLELPADGVEGFLRALPSGDPAGHPPLAPVEPGHEVWASGVTYERSREARMLESSEADIYDKVYTAERPELFFKAPGWRVVGPGEMVRVRADSAWNVPEPELVLVLNSRMEVVGYTAGNDVSSRDIEGENPLYLPQAKIYDGACSLGPGIELAGAAELGDLGISLRILRGGEKAFEGETSTSRMVRPPEELAAYLGRELSFPRGAFLMTGTGIVPEEDFSLSPGDAVEVAVGGMTLRNEVAPL; encoded by the coding sequence ATGCACCTGTCGAGACACGCCGCGCCCGGGGGGCCGCGCTGGGCGCTGGACGGGCGGTACCTGCCGGCCGGCTTCACCCTGGACCTGCTGCTGGAGCTGCCCGCGGACGGCGTGGAGGGCTTCCTGCGGGCGCTCCCGTCCGGGGACCCCGCCGGCCACCCCCCTCTCGCCCCGGTCGAGCCCGGGCACGAGGTCTGGGCCAGCGGGGTCACCTACGAGCGCAGCCGGGAGGCCAGGATGCTCGAGTCCTCGGAGGCGGACATCTACGACAAGGTCTACACCGCCGAGAGGCCGGAGCTGTTCTTCAAGGCCCCCGGCTGGCGGGTGGTCGGGCCGGGGGAGATGGTCCGGGTGCGCGCCGACAGCGCCTGGAACGTGCCGGAGCCGGAGCTGGTGCTGGTCCTGAACAGCAGGATGGAGGTGGTGGGCTACACCGCGGGCAACGACGTCTCCTCCCGCGACATAGAGGGCGAGAACCCGCTGTACCTGCCGCAGGCCAAGATCTACGACGGCGCCTGCTCGCTGGGGCCGGGGATAGAGCTCGCGGGCGCGGCGGAGCTGGGCGACCTCGGGATCTCGCTGCGCATCCTGCGCGGCGGGGAGAAGGCCTTCGAGGGGGAGACCTCGACCTCGCGGATGGTCCGCCCGCCGGAGGAGCTCGCCGCCTACCTGGGCAGGGAGCTCTCCTTCCCCCGCGGGGCCTTCCTGATGACCGGGACGGGGATAGTCCCGGAGGAGGATTTCTCGCTCTCCCCGGGCGACGCGGTGGAGGTCGCGGTGGGCGGGATGACCCTGAGAAACGAGGTCGCCCCGCTGTGA
- a CDS encoding MBL fold metallo-hydrolase, translated as MEILPGIHRIESDLGPRFMCQYLLLGEERRVLVDTGIAKTPGEAIAPYLEGLGLGVGDLDEVIISHADLDHCGGNRALKRENPGLRISCGEPDRPYVERNRTMLAELYCWTEPYGFGPDEAAKERILEDLGGDCPVDAGLRGGETLRLGPGWRIEVLHLPGHTPGHLGLWDARSGAAIIIDAALESGIYDREGNRLIPPRYFDAAAYERTLRSLLALRPRHLLTAHYPPMGEREAEEFLRRSLEFVGRMRSLVRAALREGTTGLKELTARADAGLGPYPQSAFELAAGVRAHLSELY; from the coding sequence GTGGAGATCCTGCCGGGCATCCACCGGATAGAGTCCGACCTGGGGCCCCGCTTCATGTGCCAGTACCTGCTCCTCGGGGAGGAGCGGCGGGTGCTCGTGGACACCGGGATAGCGAAGACCCCCGGAGAGGCCATAGCCCCCTACCTGGAGGGGCTGGGCCTCGGCGTGGGGGATCTGGACGAGGTCATCATAAGCCACGCCGACCTCGACCACTGCGGGGGCAACCGCGCCCTCAAGCGGGAGAACCCGGGCCTGAGGATCTCCTGCGGGGAGCCCGACCGGCCCTACGTCGAGCGCAACCGGACGATGCTCGCCGAGCTCTACTGCTGGACGGAACCCTACGGCTTCGGGCCCGACGAGGCGGCCAAGGAGCGCATCCTGGAGGACCTCGGGGGCGACTGCCCGGTCGACGCGGGGCTGCGCGGCGGGGAGACCCTCCGGCTCGGCCCCGGCTGGCGGATCGAGGTGCTGCACCTGCCCGGCCACACCCCCGGGCACCTCGGCCTCTGGGACGCGCGCAGCGGGGCGGCGATCATCATCGACGCGGCGCTGGAGAGCGGCATCTACGACCGGGAGGGGAACCGCCTCATCCCCCCGCGCTACTTCGACGCCGCCGCCTACGAGCGCACCCTGCGCTCCCTGCTCGCCCTGCGGCCGCGCCACCTGCTCACCGCCCACTACCCCCCGATGGGGGAGCGGGAGGCCGAGGAGTTCCTCCGGCGGTCGCTGGAGTTCGTGGGGAGGATGCGAAGCCTCGTCCGCGCCGCCCTGCGGGAGGGGACGACCGGCCTCAAGGAGCTCACCGCCCGCGCCGACGCCGGGCTCGGCCCCTACCCCCAGTCGGCCTTCGAGCTCGCCGCGGGGGTGAGGGCGCACCTGTCCGAGCTCTACTGA
- a CDS encoding mandelate racemase/muconate lactonizing enzyme family protein: MSAPRITRVETAAIRAVGPSVLVRVWAGDEHGLGECYPSAPAAGIHHIVMNMEEQLLGEDPRDVERLYEKMRRWNIFTGGQAGAVITALSGIETALWDLAGKLQGVPVYRLLGGAFRRRVRLYADCNAGTVDAAAHHIEGGLFEEGSNEEYIAVAREAVERGFDAIKLDVDDITGPLHRDFWNGAISPREHEAMVARVAAVREAVGPEVEVAIDMHGRFDIPSSIRFARAMEPFGLLWLEEPTPPENLDALAEVRRSTSTPICAGENVYTRFDFRELFAKRAVDYVMPDVAKCGGLAEAKRIANLAELDYIPFAPHNVSSPVGTVAAAHVCAAVSNFAVLEWHAIDMPHWEDFVRYPGGPVIREGHIELTEEPGLGLELDEEAAFEHRHEKGGVPFFGRT, from the coding sequence ATGAGCGCTCCCAGGATCACCCGGGTCGAGACGGCCGCGATCCGGGCGGTGGGGCCCTCGGTGCTGGTGAGGGTGTGGGCCGGGGACGAGCACGGCCTCGGCGAGTGCTACCCCTCGGCCCCGGCGGCGGGCATCCACCACATCGTGATGAACATGGAGGAGCAGCTCCTGGGCGAGGACCCCCGCGACGTCGAGCGGCTCTACGAGAAAATGCGCCGCTGGAACATCTTCACCGGAGGGCAGGCCGGCGCGGTCATAACCGCCCTCTCCGGCATCGAGACGGCCCTCTGGGACCTCGCCGGCAAGCTGCAGGGCGTCCCCGTCTACCGGCTGCTCGGCGGGGCCTTCCGGCGTCGCGTCCGGCTCTACGCCGACTGCAACGCCGGGACGGTGGACGCCGCCGCCCACCACATAGAGGGCGGGCTCTTCGAGGAGGGGAGCAACGAGGAGTACATCGCCGTGGCCCGGGAGGCGGTGGAGAGGGGCTTCGACGCCATAAAGCTCGACGTGGACGACATCACCGGCCCGCTGCACCGGGACTTCTGGAACGGCGCGATCTCCCCGAGGGAGCACGAGGCGATGGTCGCCCGGGTGGCCGCCGTGCGCGAGGCGGTCGGCCCGGAGGTGGAGGTGGCCATAGACATGCACGGCCGCTTCGACATCCCCTCCTCGATCCGCTTCGCCCGCGCCATGGAGCCCTTCGGGCTGCTCTGGCTGGAGGAGCCCACCCCGCCGGAGAACCTGGACGCCCTGGCAGAGGTGCGGCGCTCCACCTCCACCCCCATCTGCGCCGGGGAGAACGTCTACACCCGCTTCGACTTCCGGGAGCTCTTCGCCAAGCGGGCCGTGGACTACGTCATGCCCGACGTGGCCAAGTGCGGGGGGCTCGCCGAGGCCAAGCGCATCGCCAACCTCGCCGAGCTGGACTACATCCCCTTCGCCCCCCACAACGTCTCCAGCCCCGTAGGCACCGTCGCCGCCGCCCACGTGTGCGCCGCCGTCTCCAACTTCGCCGTGCTGGAGTGGCACGCCATAGACATGCCCCACTGGGAGGACTTCGTCCGCTACCCCGGCGGCCCGGTGATCCGGGAGGGGCACATCGAGCTCACCGAGGAGCCGGGGCTGGGGCTGGAGCTGGACGAGGAGGCCGCCTTCGAGCACCGGCACGAGAAGGGCGGCGTCCCCTTCTTCGGGAGGACTTAG
- a CDS encoding ATP-binding cassette domain-containing protein, whose protein sequence is MRPDAPEVLRVENISKRFGSVVALRDVSLRLRKGEVLGLIGDNGAGKSTLIKIITGFHRPDSGRIFLEGEEVQLRSVSQAQSLGIQTVYQDLALVNDLSVYHNMFLNKELTRRPLPLLNNRKMKELTRRYLSDIGINIPSLDIEVAMLSGGQRQAIAVARAVYSEAKILLMDEPLAAMGAKEGAMILDLIQRLKEEGEVSIILIAHNYAHVLEVCDRVNVLQHGRIGYDRPAEETSVEELTELMVSEYRRARAGGGEAPPWEGGAG, encoded by the coding sequence ATGAGGCCGGACGCGCCGGAGGTGCTGCGGGTCGAGAACATCTCCAAGCGCTTCGGGAGCGTGGTGGCCCTGCGGGACGTCTCGCTGCGGCTCCGCAAGGGGGAGGTGCTGGGGCTCATCGGGGACAACGGGGCGGGCAAGAGCACGCTCATCAAGATCATCACGGGCTTCCACCGCCCGGACTCCGGGAGGATCTTCCTGGAGGGCGAGGAGGTGCAGCTGCGCTCGGTCTCGCAGGCGCAGTCCCTGGGCATCCAGACCGTCTACCAGGATCTGGCGCTCGTAAACGACCTCAGCGTCTACCACAACATGTTCTTGAACAAGGAGCTCACCCGCCGCCCCCTCCCCCTGCTCAACAACCGGAAGATGAAGGAGCTCACCCGCCGCTACCTCTCGGACATCGGCATCAACATCCCCTCCCTGGACATCGAGGTGGCCATGCTCTCGGGGGGCCAGCGGCAGGCCATCGCCGTGGCGCGGGCGGTCTACTCGGAGGCGAAGATCCTGCTCATGGACGAGCCCCTGGCGGCGATGGGGGCCAAGGAGGGCGCGATGATCCTGGACCTCATCCAGCGCCTCAAGGAGGAGGGGGAGGTCTCGATCATCCTGATCGCCCACAACTACGCCCACGTGCTGGAGGTCTGCGACCGGGTGAACGTGCTGCAGCACGGCCGCATCGGCTACGACCGGCCCGCGGAGGAGACCTCCGTGGAGGAGCTCACGGAGCTGATGGTCTCCGAGTACCGCCGAGCGCGCGCCGGGGGAGGCGAGGCGCCGCCCTGGGAGGGCGGCGCCGGCTAA
- a CDS encoding ABC transporter permease, translating to MAGQSATGGREGLLPRLSGALLERREAGIFAVAVALVVYFQAANAAFLTQGNLRALAQFAATTAIIAVGLVMVMILGEIDLSVGQAYGFAPIVMYLAYERLLLVLPLAIAVALAATAVVGFANGALRVYFGVPSFVATLGTFFLLGGLNVILTGGFPRPAPEESALKQALGAYPYAGILWATGIMIIMHAVLNHTRWGIHTFATGGNFTGAREAGIRVDRIRIGNFMLCSVLGGFAGIIEAMRIDSIDPLVGGAEIMFYAIAAAVIGGTPLAGGVGTVIGAFIGTLVISILRNGFTLQGVNANEFNIILGVAVLIVMALNIYVGRLRRGRRAPT from the coding sequence ATGGCTGGGCAGAGCGCAACCGGCGGGCGGGAGGGGCTGCTGCCCCGGCTCTCCGGCGCGCTGCTGGAGAGGCGGGAGGCCGGCATCTTCGCGGTGGCGGTCGCGCTCGTGGTCTACTTCCAGGCCGCCAACGCCGCCTTCCTCACCCAGGGCAACCTCCGGGCGCTGGCGCAGTTCGCCGCCACCACCGCCATCATCGCGGTGGGGCTGGTGATGGTCATGATCCTGGGGGAGATAGACCTCTCCGTGGGCCAGGCCTACGGGTTCGCCCCCATCGTCATGTACCTGGCCTACGAGCGGCTGCTGCTCGTGCTCCCGCTCGCCATAGCCGTGGCGCTCGCGGCGACGGCGGTGGTGGGCTTCGCCAACGGGGCGCTGCGCGTGTACTTCGGGGTCCCCTCCTTCGTGGCCACCCTGGGGACCTTCTTCCTGCTCGGGGGGCTCAACGTCATCCTCACCGGGGGCTTCCCCCGCCCGGCCCCCGAGGAGAGCGCGCTCAAGCAGGCGCTCGGGGCCTACCCCTACGCGGGCATCCTGTGGGCCACGGGCATCATGATCATCATGCACGCCGTGCTCAACCACACCCGCTGGGGCATCCACACCTTCGCCACCGGGGGCAACTTCACCGGGGCCAGGGAGGCCGGCATCCGGGTGGACCGCATCAGGATCGGCAACTTCATGCTGTGCAGCGTGCTCGGGGGGTTCGCCGGGATCATCGAGGCGATGCGCATAGACTCCATAGACCCGCTCGTCGGGGGGGCCGAGATCATGTTCTACGCCATCGCCGCGGCGGTCATCGGGGGGACGCCGCTCGCGGGCGGGGTGGGGACGGTCATCGGGGCGTTTATCGGGACGCTGGTGATCTCCATCCTGCGCAACGGCTTCACCCTGCAGGGGGTCAACGCCAACGAGTTCAACATCATCCTCGGGGTGGCCGTCCTGATCGTGATGGCGCTCAACATCTACGTGGGCCGGCTGCGCCGGGGGAGGAGGGCCCCGACATGA
- a CDS encoding sugar ABC transporter substrate-binding protein, giving the protein MEPSSSGGLGGYRLGRREFLAAGALAGAGLLLGGCRRAEEAGQQGGGGGVGNFPETPEYNFVFVNHVTTNPFFTPTQYGIEDASALLGTRYQWTGSETSVVREMVDAMNTAISGGADGIAVSIVDPDAFNDPIRRALDQGIPVVAYNANGKGPGTNPALAYIGQDLFLSGVEMGKRIVELVEEGPVALFIATKGQLNIQPRIDGAIQAIEDSGAPIEYEEIETGAELPEELNRIDAYYQGHKDVRGMFAVDAGSTQGVAQVMKKYNLHEQGVRAGGYDLLPKTLEILREGHIDFTIDQQPYLQGFYPVLQLYLYKISGGLTGPAETNTGLKFVTQEDAGQYLETESRYEGDSERPRLLEAPAAS; this is encoded by the coding sequence ATGGAGCCATCTTCTTCTGGCGGGCTTGGCGGCTACCGGCTGGGGCGGCGGGAGTTCCTCGCGGCGGGGGCCCTTGCGGGGGCGGGGCTCCTGCTCGGGGGTTGCAGGAGGGCCGAGGAGGCGGGCCAGCAGGGCGGGGGCGGGGGCGTGGGGAACTTCCCCGAGACGCCCGAGTACAACTTCGTGTTCGTGAACCACGTCACGACGAACCCCTTCTTCACGCCCACGCAGTACGGCATCGAGGACGCCAGCGCGCTGCTGGGGACCCGCTACCAGTGGACCGGGTCCGAGACCTCGGTGGTGCGGGAGATGGTTGACGCGATGAACACGGCCATCTCGGGGGGTGCGGACGGGATAGCGGTCTCCATCGTGGACCCGGACGCGTTCAACGACCCCATCCGGCGGGCGCTCGACCAGGGGATACCCGTGGTGGCGTACAACGCCAACGGCAAGGGGCCGGGGACCAACCCGGCGCTGGCGTACATCGGGCAGGACCTCTTTCTCTCCGGGGTCGAGATGGGCAAGCGGATCGTGGAGCTCGTCGAGGAGGGTCCGGTGGCGCTGTTCATCGCCACCAAGGGCCAGCTCAACATCCAGCCGCGCATCGACGGGGCCATACAGGCCATCGAGGACTCCGGGGCTCCCATAGAGTACGAGGAGATAGAGACCGGGGCCGAGCTGCCCGAGGAGCTCAACAGGATCGACGCGTACTACCAGGGGCACAAGGACGTGCGGGGGATGTTCGCCGTGGACGCGGGCAGCACGCAGGGGGTGGCGCAGGTCATGAAGAAGTACAACCTGCACGAGCAGGGGGTGAGGGCCGGCGGCTACGACCTCCTGCCCAAGACGCTGGAGATCCTGCGGGAGGGGCACATAGACTTCACCATCGACCAGCAGCCCTACCTGCAGGGCTTCTACCCCGTGCTGCAGCTGTACCTGTACAAGATCTCCGGGGGGCTCACCGGACCGGCCGAGACCAACACCGGGCTCAAGTTCGTCACCCAGGAGGACGCCGGGCAGTACCTGGAGACCGAGTCCCGCTACGAGGGCGACTCCGAGCGGCCGCGGCTGCTCGAGGCGCCGGCGGCTTCGTAG